The genomic stretch AATGCAATGTCGCCTTCACGAGCTCCGACACAAGCGCCGTATCTCCGTCGCTGCGGCGTCCAAGATCCTAGCCAACCTGGTCTACTCGTACAAGGGCATGGGCCTGAGTATGGTGAGTTCTTCGTCCTCTATCCCATTTGAGCTTTTTCACTAACATGCTAAACCCCAGGGAACCATGTGCGCTGGTGTAACCCCGCAAGAAGGCCCCGCTCTCTACTACATCGACAGCGACGGCACACGTCTCGCTGGCAACCTTTTCTGTGTCGGCTCCGGTCAGACATTCGCATACGGTGTGCTTGATGCATCCTACAAGTACGAACTTGAAGACGACGAGGCGCTCGAGCTTGGCCGAAGGAGTATCTTGGCTGCTACTCACAGAGATGCCTATTCGGGTGGTTTCATCAACTTGTACCATGTCAAGGAGGATGGTTGGGTCAAGCATGGCTTCAATGACACGAACCCCATCTTCTGGGATACCAAGCTTAATAAGGGCGAGTTCTCAAACGTTACTAGCGCCTTGGATTAGGTGTGTGATGGATTGGAGAAAGACTTGCTCAGTGAGACATGCAGTGGACATATGCTACTCTACCAGTCATGAATGAATAGACACGCTTCAATGAAATGACCCAACACATACATGTCAACCTTTTCGAATCTGCATATGAGATGGCTAGTGAATTTTTGAACAATATCTTCATTTGCTTGCTTGCATTATCACAGCAGCACTATAACCCCCCGACTGGCACCCTGAGAAACTTAAAACACATGCAAG from Pyrenophora tritici-repentis strain M4 chromosome 1, whole genome shotgun sequence encodes the following:
- a CDS encoding PRE1, 20S proteasome — encoded protein: MDSLVSQYSRPAYTEEGPSEDEQLQLHSGTPELSLKFALPPVAQSASWLRAMTDDYSNPNCPIKIAHGTTTLAFRFKGGIIVATDSRATAGNWIASQTVKKVIEINNCLLGTMAGGAADCQYWLAYLGMQCRLHELRHKRRISVAAASKILANLVYSYKGMGLSMGTMCAGVTPQEGPALYYIDSDGTRLAGNLFCVGSGQTFAYGVLDASYKYELEDDEALELGRRSILAATHRDAYSGGFINLYHVKEDGWVKHGFNDTNPIFWDTKLNKGEFSNVTSALD